CTGCAGACTTGCGGGCATCTGCCCAATCTCTGAAAATCAAGTCTTAACTGCTCTGCTTATCAAGACGGATACGACAATTGATTCCGCCATCTCCCTCTACTGCCTTTCAAAAGACACAAAAACTAACAAACAGTTCACTGTGGAAAACGAGTTATTCATACAAGATGAATCGTTTGGAGACTCTCTCGCCGATCCCTTCGGCGGTACAGTCAAGTTTGTAAGCTTTGAACCACTGGGCATCGTATTGGTGTTCTGCTCCCACACCTCACAGGCCCTAGTACTGGGACACGGAAAACTTTGGAATAACGAGTGGAACGTCCTGGGGATGGATGAAGGATGTTCATTAGAAGTCTCAGATTCGCTCAACTGCCCCCGCGGCATTGCAATTAGCACAACTTTCAGAGAGACCTTACACAGGAGGCACGCGCAGGTTGACACGCCACCGCTGGTTAACCCGCCACTTGTACTGTTGGCGCAGCGAGATTGCACTATATCGCTCCATTACATAGTATCCCCCCATAGCATAGAGGTCACTACTAAGGTAGAGACCGCTGGGGCCAAGGTTCTGTCCGCGGACAACTTGCTGTCACATGACAGCAAGTTGTCCGCATATGACAAACCGTTGTCCCCTACTAAAAACAGTCAGCTTTCGCCCCTGGTAGAGCGGTTTTTTAGGGAAGGTGTCAACAGTGGAGACGGGTTGCCAATTTACGAACGTGGTATCCGCGATACCCTCATAGAGGCGCTATCTCAGGCCTTTCACCTAGTAGATCAGTCATTAGATGGCTTGGACCGGCTGAGCACAGAAGCTATTGAGCCCATGCCAGCTATACCGGACATTAAAATAAGCGCGGATAAGCATCCCAATCTGCAAAAGGAGGATTACAATCTCTCGCACGTCCGCCGCCTTATCGCAGAGTTTGTGTGTATTGCAACTAAACAGCTTTACTGCCCCCCTTTGCAAGTACAAATGGACATTATCGACCTGGAGGCTAAAGTACGCTCGAGGGTGAAGTGGCTTAAAAATCCATCTACCAAATGCAACGACTTTTTGTTCCAACACTTTTCGGCGGAGACCACCGCCGCCACGCTTGCCTATACTAATTACTTGCTCGAGCCCGGGTTTTTCTCTATAGGTGCATCCCTGTGCCCATATCAAGAACTAAACTCTCTGGTACCCATAGCGGAAGAGTTCAGGCCATCGCAGCCGGGGGCCGATGGATCTGAATCTAATAACGCTAGCATCGGGGTTGAGGAAGAAGCGACCTTGTATGGGAGTGTCGATGCCATGCTGGCAGCCGTCAGTTTGCAAGAGGAATCCCGCACTAACGGCAAAGAGACTACTTATTCGACGGGCATACAGACACTGCCCCCACAAGCACCGGTCCTTAGAGTGGACGCTATAGATGAGATAATGGGCAATAGCTGCATTATCAAACCCCAAACAATACAGGGCTTCCAGAACCTCTTCCGATGCGACGAGGAAAAGGCCAAACTTAGAAACACCATTACCGATCGCATACGCATAGGGCATGTAGAAGCAGATGTTTTAAGGGTAGATGACAAAAAAGTTGTGCATAAAAATTGGCCAAAATCATGGCCTGCTCCGCCGGTCTCGACAATTCATGCGGGGGGCAGCACGTTCGTAGAATTGTCCGCTGTGAAGTTCAGGGCGGAACGGGAACGGATAGCCAAGGAAGGGACGGCAAAGGAAGGGATAACAAAGGAAGGGATAACAAAGGAAGGGATAACAAAGGAAGGGATAACAAAGGAAGGGATAACAAAGGAAGGGATAACAAAGGAAGGGATAGCAAAGGAAGGGATAGCAAAGGAAGGGATAACAAAGGAAGGGATAACAAAGGAAGGGATAGCAAAGGAAGGGATAACAAAGGAAGGGATAACAAAGGAAGGGATAACAAAGGAAGGGATAGCAACTACCGCAATGGCGGAGGGTGGGCCAATGGAAACTGCAGATGAAATGGCGGCAGGTGCAATGGAAACGGCCGAACCAGCCAATATGATTGCTGATGAAATGACAGTGAGAAGTGAAGACGGGCCCAACCCGTCCGCCTTTGCCGATGAACCAAAGCCGCTCAAAGAAGCTGACGTCCCGATTCAGACAATCGAGCAATCTGTATCAGAGACACAGGACAAGAGTCCGGCCGCCAATTCGGACCACCCCTCGGTCAAGGCCGATTTCTCGGCCATGCTGCTGGAGCCAGTTGACGCTATTGGCGGAGGTGCATTCAGGCGCCAGACCTATGGGTTTGGCGAGTCCAGCTTACTGTCAAAAACTCTAGATCAGGCTAACAACAGGCAGTCTGGAGGCGATGCATCTGCGTCTAGCTTTGGTGGGTTTTCCTCATTTGCCACCTGCGGTGGATCTCTAGCGGATTTGGCCCAGAAGGCATCATCTGGCTCTGGGTTTGCCGATTTTTGCAGTCCTGGAAGCTTTGGTAGTTTTGGGAGCTTTGGATACTCCGCCTTTTCCACTGGTACTGGTATCGTTTCTAAGGGCTTCACAGACACCGGATTTGGTCAGGGCAACTTCAAGGGGTTCACCAGCTCCGCAGGGGGCTTTGGCGAGGGAGGCCCGAAAACATTCTCACAGAGCGCTAGCGGCCAGCAACAAATCCCGGCCAGTGGTCCTCCTTCTGAGGGTGATTTGTGGAACAAACCCAGGTGGGCTAACCCCCTTAACTAACACTCTCTGTTTGACGCCGATTAGTTACGGTGCATGTGTGTAATAAAATACTGTTTTAGGACGGAAGGTATAggtatagtatagtataggTATAGGGTATATTGTAGGGCATTTTCCTCTTAATATTACATGCTGCACAGCGTATATTGATTCTGTACGTCGATTCACAGGGCTACAGATTGTGTATTTTCacaatgtaaaatttatgCCTGTCAAAATTATGCGCACAATTGTAGTCTAGTCACTATCTCCCAAAATCTAAGTTCAAAGCAGCCCATAGGGAATTAGTGTGCATAATTTAGGTAATTAatcatacaatttacaaGTGAACATGGCGTTACAATGTCATCCGTTTTGCTATTTTAGTTAGCGCCTTCAAATACAACCTCCTGTGTCCGGTTTCCAGCGGCAAAGAATTGCCTGACGGCAGAGAGTAGAACGAACTATGCGGGTTTTGTTCAAACCCAAGGGCTATCAAACAGCTGCTACGGGCATGGATATCCATTCTCCGAAATTTTTTGACATATGATAtgttttttgaaaatacGTCCGAGTTTGTGGAACTGTATGATTCTGATGATAGGAACACTGGAGGtactaataatttagttgtgtcaattatttcaaatttttctgGGCAAATTATGTCCGATGGATGTGCGGTTGATTTGTGTTTACCTTTAATGAGACATAATTGACATCTGCAGATGTAACACACACCTTGGCCCTGGTCATTAGTCTGAAAATCCCTAGTTTCGCAGTAATAATTGTACAGGTTGGTAACCAGAGTGCTTGCAAAGTCGATGCAAGTTAGTATTTGTGGAAGATAAAACAGGTGGTTTTTGTCAGCACAATCGACACTCGTGTTTTGGGCGCCTATATTTGGGCTATATTGCTGGTAAGGTAAACCCACAACTATCTGATAAGGCTCTTTCGGTAAGAGGGCCTTTAGTTTTTCCCAAAAATCGCAATCATTATATAGCGTGACAGAGGTTTTAGGTGTAAACACTCCAATTTTATTTCTCCCATAATCAATACCCACCGTGGCCAAATggccaaaattttcaatttttttgatttttacTGCCCCGGCTAATTTTACTCTTACTGGTTtataatcatttttgatCTCTAGTGCCGATTTATATGGTGCAAGACTATCTGGTTCCTCGTATCTAAGTGTGATTTCCGGGGGTTGATTCGTATCTATTGTAAGTTCTATGTGCTTATAGACCCTTTTGGGTAAATTTTGACGGAATTGAAATGCATAAATGCTGATAATTCGCGTTGCCATACACCAGTGGCAACATACATTGTAAACGATTAGCAAATACTGAATTGCAATTAAGTGTTGTCTCATGCATCAATGCTAAATGATTTTTGTGGGTTTTACATGTTGTTTATTGTATACTAACTTGTTTGActtttaattttgaaaagtCAACTCCTCATACCCACAAGACATTGATTGTGGTTAACCAGTAAGGACCGGTAGCTTATACATTCactatatattcatttgcCCTTCGAAGAAACTAAAGATAAGCTAAATTATAACTTGTGTTTGTTctttattgataaaattaaagcTACAAGTTCGTAAACTGATCTGAAAGTGTTGCTTCTTATGCTAATGAGGGttgattaaaataatttccgCAGCAATCATTGTAATATTGCGCtcaattaatataactTGCTAAAATCTAGCAAAGGCACTGGGGGAGGCTGGGCAATTCTAGCCGATTTGTCCCTTCCGGTAGACACCCGTCTGCTGAATACCATTACATCTTTAGTATTAACTTCATTACTGTTGGATTTACTAATTGGCATTGCGTCATTAGAGTTTGATTTGACCAGTAGTTGGTTTGAGAGGTTGGAAAACATGGCGTTCGTGTTTGTTAATTCAGTGCGATTTATCTGTGTGGATTCATTAGTATTTACGGGGTGTTCGTCGAGATACATGTTATTGGCTTCTTGTTGCGTAGGTGCCCTGTGGCAGTGGCCCCTTTCTGTGTACTCCTTATTTGAAGGGGATAACGCGTCCTTTTCTGCCGATTCATTTGCGAAGTTGTATTGACTGAATCCACAACAGACGTCCTCTACGAATCTCTTAATCCTTTCAATTGGCCCCCTACACGTAGCTTCCGATCTATCGGTACTAGGCgatgtaattttttgacttCTTTCCGAACATATTGAATCTTGATAGTTGTTACAGCATATACCACTCTTTACATTTAGGAGCGATGCCCGTAGCCCCAGCTTCACTGAT
The DNA window shown above is from Babesia microti strain RI chromosome III, complete genome and carries:
- a CDS encoding hypothetical protein (overlaps_old_locusTagID:BBM_III00325) — translated: MSEGAIEQVTNYIGNLESEVELWKIKCLDAQEKLKDQQKDQNELILSAKKELLQHCLSIRDAIEAVEKSTARHPDSIVNMIKEETIQTLDLKDLRQLSQILSVKLGLRASLLNVKSGICCNNYQDSICSERSQKITSPSTDRSEATCRGPIERIKRFVEDVCCGFSQYNFANESAEKDALSPSNKEYTERGHCHRAPTQQEANNMYLDEHPVNTNESTQINRTELTNTNAMFSNLSNQLLVKSNSNDAMPISKSNSNEVNTKDVMVFSRRVSTGRDKSARIAQPPPVPLLDFSKLY
- a CDS encoding hypothetical protein (overlaps_old_locusTagID:BBM_III00320), with translation MRQHLIAIQYLLIVYNVCCHWCMATRIISIYAFQFRQNLPKRVYKHIELTIDTNQPPEITLRYEEPDSLAPYKSALEIKNDYKPVRVKLAGAVKIKKIENFGHLATVGIDYGRNKIGVFTPKTSVTLYNDCDFWEKLKALLPKEPYQIVVGLPYQQYSPNIGAQNTSVDCADKNHLFYLPQILTCIDFASTLVTNLYNYYCETRDFQTNDQGQGVCYICRCQLCLIKGKHKSTAHPSDIICPEKFEIIDTTKLLVPPVFLSSESYSSTNSDVFSKNISYVKKFRRMDIHARSSCLIALGFEQNPHSSFYSLPSGNSLPLETGHRRLYLKALTKIAKRMTL
- a CDS encoding conserved Plasmodium membrane protein, unknown function (overlaps_old_locusTagID:BBM_III00315), which gives rise to MATYLECCEELQFQHGPIEKLSNTDTWHNVHSLPIAISNSLDLLVVALKNTLHVYKCSQYASALITKSTDLARGEMDVDRSKTTNLSLNSNILAIEACKTKSLLAYQLDTGEAGVLELHDLAKKPVPLPELRCFSWSGDKLICYHTNLNNELVIYNFEKYTGICDLPENISCKTPVFSSDIYICALETPQIAPFWAVGHANPPFFITVTADGYVSERIDISTEQHNCNCRLAGICPISENQVLTALLIKTDTTIDSAISLYCLSKDTKTNKQFTVENELFIQDESFGDSLADPFGGTVKFVSFEPLGIVLVFCSHTSQALVLGHGKLWNNEWNVLGMDEGCSLEVSDSLNCPRGIAISTTFRETLHRRHAQVDTPPLVNPPLVLLAQRDCTISLHYIVSPHSIEVTTKVETAGAKVLSADNLLSHDSKLSAYDKPLSPTKNSQLSPLVERFFREGVNSGDGLPIYERGIRDTLIEALSQAFHLVDQSLDGLDRLSTEAIEPMPAIPDIKISADKHPNLQKEDYNLSHVRRLIAEFVCIATKQLYCPPLQVQMDIIDLEAKVRSRVKWLKNPSTKCNDFLFQHFSAETTAATLAYTNYLLEPGFFSIGASLCPYQELNSLVPIAEEFRPSQPGADGSESNNASIGVEEEATLYGSVDAMLAAVSLQEESRTNGKETTYSTGIQTLPPQAPVLRVDAIDEIMGNSCIIKPQTIQGFQNLFRCDEEKAKLRNTITDRIRIGHVEADVLRVDDKKVVHKNWPKSWPAPPVSTIHAGGSTFVELSAVKFRAERERIAKEGTAKEGITKEGITKEGITKEGITKEGITKEGITKEGIAKEGIAKEGITKEGITKEGIAKEGITKEGITKEGITKEGIATTAMAEGGPMETADEMAAGAMETAEPANMIADEMTVRSEDGPNPSAFADEPKPLKEADVPIQTIEQSVSETQDKSPAANSDHPSVKADFSAMLLEPVDAIGGGAFRRQTYGFGESSLLSKTLDQANNRQSGGDASASSFGGFSSFATCGGSLADLAQKASSGSGFADFCSPGSFGSFGSFGYSAFSTGTGIVSKGFTDTGFGQGNFKGFTSSAGGFGEGGPKTFSQSASGQQQIPASGPPSEGDLWNKPRWANPLN